The following are encoded together in the Ignavibacteriales bacterium genome:
- a CDS encoding carboxylate-amine ligase — MTKGNLFTLGIEEEFQIVDPETRELRSHIQQIMEDGKLILAENVKPEMHQSVVEMGTDICKDIKDARVQVTNLRKKIAALAKSKGLRIAAAGTHPFSHWKDQRITVHPRYKEIIEDMQQVARANLIFGLHVHVGLDDRETAIHIMNAARYFLPHIFALSTNSPFWLGRNTGFKSYRSKVFDRFPRTGIPDYFGSLAEYDNYVKLLVKTNCIDNGKKIWWDIRVHPVFETLEFRVCDIPMRVDETISLAALMQAVVVKLYKLIKQNLGFRLYRRALIAENKWRAARYGIQGKLIDFGKKEEVPFSSLVEELLAFVDDVVDELGSREEINYVMNILKTGTGADRQLDVWEQTYDTKSVVDYIIEETHVGLEETNNKKQKE; from the coding sequence ATGACAAAGGGAAATCTATTTACACTCGGGATAGAAGAAGAATTTCAGATAGTTGATCCTGAAACAAGAGAACTTCGCTCACACATTCAGCAAATTATGGAAGACGGGAAATTAATCCTTGCTGAAAATGTTAAACCTGAAATGCATCAATCCGTTGTTGAAATGGGGACAGATATTTGCAAGGATATAAAAGATGCTCGTGTGCAGGTTACTAATCTTCGTAAAAAGATTGCAGCGCTTGCAAAATCAAAAGGACTAAGAATTGCAGCCGCAGGAACCCACCCCTTTTCTCACTGGAAAGATCAACGAATTACTGTCCATCCGCGATATAAAGAAATTATCGAAGATATGCAGCAAGTTGCACGAGCAAATTTGATTTTTGGTTTACATGTTCATGTTGGATTGGATGATAGAGAAACCGCTATTCACATAATGAATGCAGCAAGATATTTTTTACCGCACATTTTTGCTCTGTCAACCAATTCACCATTCTGGCTTGGAAGAAATACCGGATTCAAATCATATCGAAGCAAAGTATTTGATAGATTTCCACGCACCGGAATTCCCGATTATTTCGGAAGCCTTGCTGAATATGATAATTATGTAAAACTACTTGTCAAGACCAACTGTATTGATAACGGCAAAAAGATTTGGTGGGATATTCGCGTTCATCCTGTTTTTGAAACATTAGAATTTAGAGTTTGTGATATTCCCATGCGGGTTGATGAAACAATTTCACTCGCCGCTTTAATGCAAGCTGTTGTAGTTAAACTTTATAAACTCATCAAACAAAATCTTGGTTTCAGACTTTACCGCCGCGCACTTATTGCTGAAAATAAATGGCGTGCTGCCCGTTATGGAATTCAAGGCAAATTAATTGACTTCGGGAAAAAAGAGGAAGTTCCATTCAGCTCACTTGTTGAAGAACTTCTTGCTTTTGTTGATGACGTTGTTGATGAACTTGGTTCGAGAGAAGAAATAAATTATGTAATGAATATTCTCAAAACCGGGACAGGCGCAGACAGGCAGCTTGATGTTTGGGAACAGACTTATGATACGAAATCCGTTGTGGATTATATCATTGAAGAAACCCACGTTGGTTTGGAAGAAACTAATAACAAAAAACAAAAGGAATAA
- a CDS encoding hydrogen peroxide-inducible genes activator — MTLTQLEYAIAVYNYKSFSKAAEHCFVTQPTLSMQIQKLEDILGAQIFNRSKNPVEPTKIGVRIIEQARIIIQQKDELQRILAEEKGDYSGRIKIGIIPTIAPYLLPLFLKSFINKFPKIELIIDELTTSEIISGLNKSVLDLGILALPINDFNIVEESLYLEPFVSFIPKEHKLFLKKSLQAEDIYSTDLLLLKEGHCLRDQILKICRSSENDWNTRSKKILFEFGNLDTLISLVKQNFGITLLPKLSLLYLKSEDDKNLVRPFEDPVPVREVGMVYSKGFIKQHITHAIKNEILLTLPESLKTKNNTKIV; from the coding sequence ATGACACTAACTCAATTAGAATACGCAATAGCTGTTTATAATTATAAAAGTTTTTCAAAAGCTGCTGAACATTGTTTTGTAACTCAGCCAACATTGAGCATGCAAATTCAAAAACTTGAAGATATACTTGGTGCTCAAATATTTAATCGCTCTAAAAATCCAGTTGAACCAACCAAAATTGGTGTGAGAATAATTGAACAAGCAAGGATTATTATTCAACAAAAAGATGAGCTGCAAAGAATTTTAGCTGAAGAAAAGGGAGACTATAGCGGGCGAATTAAAATCGGTATTATTCCAACAATCGCTCCGTATTTACTGCCGCTGTTTCTTAAATCATTCATTAACAAATTTCCAAAGATTGAACTAATTATTGATGAACTCACTACGAGTGAAATCATATCAGGACTTAATAAATCCGTTCTTGATTTAGGAATTCTTGCTCTGCCGATAAATGATTTTAACATTGTTGAGGAGAGTCTTTATCTTGAACCGTTTGTTAGTTTTATCCCAAAAGAGCACAAGCTTTTTCTAAAGAAATCATTACAAGCAGAAGATATTTATTCAACCGATTTGCTTCTTTTAAAGGAGGGGCATTGCTTAAGGGATCAGATTTTAAAAATATGTCGAAGTTCTGAAAACGACTGGAATACAAGATCAAAAAAAATCTTATTTGAATTCGGAAATCTCGACACATTAATTTCTCTTGTTAAGCAAAATTTTGGTATTACTCTATTACCAAAATTGTCGCTTCTATATTTAAAAAGCGAAGACGATAAAAATCTTGTTCGTCCGTTTGAAGATCCTGTCCCCGTCCGTGAAGTAGGAATGGTTTACAGCAAGGGGTTTATTAAACAGCATATCACTCATGCTATCAAAAATGAAATTCTACTAACTTTGCCTGAATCTCTTAAAACAAAAAACAACACTAAAATTGTCTGA
- the menD gene encoding 2-succinyl-5-enolpyruvyl-6-hydroxy-3-cyclohexene-1-carboxylic-acid synthase has protein sequence MKIKVNRNFLWAEIFVKQLEILGVKHCCISPGSRNTPLIQAFSSSKKIKSYFIIDERSSAFFALGLAKRTQTPVTVVCTSGTAAVELHPAIVEAYQQRVPLIICTADRPPELQNVGANQAINQNDLYHNHIRWFCNPGLPQLSPGKLVAIRNIAINAFKISAFRDRGPVHINFPFRKPFEKNSFTDDFDNKFYPEFQSKEVVLKRSSINSNNKLNQSVSFEEILKSINTSQRGILIAGPESFNEQNKFNLIKLSAILGYPIFADALSGLRFGNIDCNNLITNYDALLRSEIFLIKFDPELILHFGRTVTSKGLEIFFEKTNAVKYLINEFGDCFDPAKKTKSVFAVNPSLFCCKLLDALPVNKLNRINKNWIEYIQEADRAAGLLKNKIISNSNFPNECKVSEVVLNSIKSNSSIMLSNSMPIRDFDYFTLLSSSNLNIFFNRGASGIDGITSTALGIAAADKKPAILISGDLAFYYDINSLLISIKNTIPIVVILINNFGGRIFEVLPIAKYKYEFEKYFLSKHNLNFKKIVTAFHCRHTAIKSWTHLEVEIKKALKIKQLTVLEIKTDAKLSLTLRNKYWTTLISILHFIEK, from the coding sequence ATGAAAATAAAAGTTAACCGAAATTTTCTGTGGGCTGAAATATTTGTCAAACAGCTTGAAATTCTCGGTGTAAAACATTGCTGCATATCACCCGGCTCGCGAAATACACCACTAATACAGGCATTTTCCTCCAGTAAAAAAATTAAAAGTTATTTTATAATTGATGAAAGGAGTTCTGCCTTCTTTGCGCTTGGTTTAGCAAAACGAACGCAAACCCCGGTAACAGTAGTCTGTACTTCAGGCACCGCCGCCGTTGAATTACATCCGGCAATAGTAGAAGCTTATCAGCAGCGAGTGCCGCTAATAATTTGTACCGCTGACCGTCCCCCCGAATTGCAAAACGTGGGGGCAAATCAAGCAATAAATCAAAATGATTTGTATCATAATCACATTAGATGGTTTTGCAATCCAGGCTTACCACAGTTATCTCCCGGAAAACTTGTCGCGATAAGAAATATCGCAATAAATGCTTTTAAGATTTCTGCTTTCAGAGATCGCGGTCCTGTTCACATAAATTTTCCTTTTAGAAAACCTTTTGAGAAAAATTCTTTTACAGATGACTTTGATAATAAATTTTATCCTGAATTTCAGTCGAAGGAAGTTGTTTTAAAACGAAGTTCAATCAATAGTAACAATAAATTAAATCAATCAGTTTCCTTCGAAGAAATTTTAAAGTCAATCAATACATCACAAAGAGGAATTTTAATTGCAGGACCGGAATCTTTTAACGAGCAGAATAAATTTAATCTGATAAAATTATCAGCCATACTTGGCTACCCGATTTTTGCCGATGCTCTTTCAGGCTTGCGATTTGGAAATATTGATTGTAATAATTTAATAACTAATTATGATGCGCTGCTTCGTTCAGAAATTTTTTTAATCAAATTCGACCCTGAATTGATTCTTCACTTTGGAAGAACTGTAACCTCCAAAGGATTAGAAATCTTTTTTGAAAAAACGAATGCTGTTAAATATTTAATAAATGAGTTCGGAGATTGTTTCGATCCTGCAAAAAAAACAAAGAGCGTATTTGCAGTTAACCCCAGCCTATTCTGCTGCAAATTACTAGATGCACTTCCGGTGAATAAACTAAATAGAATTAATAAAAATTGGATTGAATACATTCAGGAAGCGGACAGAGCCGCTGGATTATTAAAAAATAAAATCATCAGCAATTCAAATTTTCCAAATGAATGTAAAGTTTCAGAGGTTGTACTAAACTCTATCAAATCCAATTCTTCAATAATGCTGTCCAACAGTATGCCAATACGAGATTTCGACTATTTCACTTTATTATCAAGCAGCAATTTGAACATATTTTTTAACCGCGGGGCAAGTGGAATTGACGGCATTACATCAACAGCGCTCGGTATTGCTGCAGCAGATAAAAAACCTGCAATACTTATATCAGGCGATCTGGCATTTTATTATGACATAAACTCATTATTAATATCAATAAAAAATACAATTCCAATTGTAGTAATATTGATAAATAATTTCGGCGGCAGAATATTTGAAGTTCTACCTATCGCTAAATATAAATATGAGTTCGAAAAATATTTTCTCTCAAAACATAATTTGAATTTCAAGAAAATAGTAACTGCATTTCACTGCAGGCATACGGCAATTAAAAGCTGGACTCATCTGGAAGTTGAAATTAAAAAAGCCCTCAAAATAAAACAGCTTACTGTGCTCGAAATAAAAACAGATGCCAAACTATCGCTTACACTCAGAAATAAATACTGGACTACGTTGATAAGCATTTTGCATTTTATCGAAAAATGA
- a CDS encoding acyl-CoA thioesterase yields MYTTKAKINFYDCDPAGIMFFGNVYKLCHSVYEDFINSLPLDFDFWGGNDFAVPILHSEADYLQPLKTGDEISIEMSVLLLKKYMYELYFEIKNNNGELCDRVKTTHIFIDRETKKKIEMNDKIFNALKKHLK; encoded by the coding sequence ATGTACACAACTAAAGCTAAAATTAATTTTTATGATTGCGACCCTGCTGGCATAATGTTCTTTGGAAATGTTTACAAATTATGTCATTCTGTTTATGAGGATTTTATTAATTCTTTACCGCTTGATTTTGATTTTTGGGGTGGAAATGATTTTGCAGTTCCAATATTGCATAGTGAAGCTGACTATCTTCAGCCGTTGAAAACAGGGGATGAAATAAGTATTGAAATGTCAGTTCTATTATTAAAAAAATATATGTATGAACTTTATTTTGAAATTAAAAATAATAATGGGGAATTATGCGACCGTGTTAAAACCACTCACATTTTTATTGACAGGGAGACAAAAAAGAAAATTGAAATGAATGATAAAATTTTCAACGCCCTGAAGAAGCATCTAAAATAA
- the menH gene encoding 2-succinyl-6-hydroxy-2,4-cyclohexadiene-1-carboxylate synthase, with translation MKIAYRDIFINLNLLRFYNPQDDLILFLHGFSGNSNDWKRITNLIDGKYNLAAIDLIGHGETSSPADLSYYNIDFISEIIKAGIKYFRKNKIILCGYSMGGRAALNFSIHNPNLVEALILESSTAGILNESERQMRVQKDNELAQFILNHPVSEFVDYWMNLDLFDSQTKLDKITLDEIRNAKLKNNPVGLANSLIGFGTGAMPVLFSELKDLNKKTLLITGSSDTKFSEINKLMSELLPFSQHVSIEGTGHNTHLENPNKFCEVLNSFLMKL, from the coding sequence ATGAAAATTGCATACAGAGATATTTTCATCAACTTAAACCTTTTACGATTTTACAATCCTCAAGATGATTTGATACTATTCCTGCATGGTTTTAGCGGAAATTCTAACGACTGGAAGAGAATCACTAATCTTATTGATGGGAAATATAATCTCGCTGCAATTGATTTAATCGGGCATGGCGAAACTAGCAGCCCGGCTGATTTATCTTATTATAATATTGATTTTATTTCAGAAATAATCAAAGCTGGTATTAAATATTTTCGTAAAAATAAAATTATTTTATGCGGTTATTCAATGGGGGGCAGAGCGGCACTAAATTTTAGCATTCATAATCCTAATCTCGTCGAAGCACTGATTCTCGAAAGTTCAACTGCCGGTATATTAAATGAGAGTGAACGGCAAATGCGAGTTCAAAAAGATAATGAACTTGCTCAATTTATCTTGAATCATCCAGTTTCTGAATTTGTTGATTACTGGATGAATCTTGATTTATTTGATTCACAGACAAAACTTGATAAAATAACCTTAGATGAAATTAGAAACGCTAAACTTAAAAATAACCCGGTTGGACTTGCAAACTCTTTGATTGGCTTCGGTACTGGTGCAATGCCGGTACTATTTAGTGAGCTAAAAGATTTAAATAAAAAAACACTTTTGATTACAGGATCATCCGATACTAAATTTTCTGAAATAAATAAATTGATGTCCGAACTACTTCCCTTCTCGCAGCATGTTAGCATTGAAGGTACCGGACACAATACACATCTCGAAAATCCAAATAAATTTTGTGAAGTTTTAAATTCATTTCTTATGAAGTTATAG
- a CDS encoding 1,4-dihydroxy-2-naphthoate polyprenyltransferase yields the protein MINRQLNISKFQSWILASRPRTLPAALVPVMVGSALAVHDGKFNFIYSFVAFLCSILIQVGTNFTNDLYDYLKGADNENRKGPLRVLVSQLISKKEMTIGIILVFSSAFLLGLYLVYSTSWVILIVGMVSILAGLAYTAGPFPLAYNGLGDVFVFIFFGLVGTCGTYFLHHQNITVESIIASIPVGALITNILVVNNYRDIKEDKEAGKYTLAVKLGEIFSFYQYLILSLFAFLVPLIFFVLFDYHFFILLPLISLPIILKLIKMLNSKNADELNKALELTAKESALFGLLFSIGLIV from the coding sequence ATGATAAATCGGCAACTAAATATTTCAAAATTTCAAAGTTGGATTCTTGCAAGCAGACCACGTACTCTGCCGGCTGCGCTTGTTCCTGTAATGGTTGGCTCAGCTCTTGCTGTACATGATGGAAAATTTAATTTTATTTACTCCTTCGTAGCTTTTCTATGTTCCATTCTAATTCAGGTTGGAACAAATTTTACAAATGATCTTTATGATTATTTAAAGGGGGCAGATAATGAAAATAGAAAAGGTCCTTTGCGCGTGCTTGTTAGCCAATTAATATCAAAAAAAGAAATGACTATTGGAATAATTTTAGTTTTCTCCTCAGCATTTCTGCTTGGTTTATATCTCGTTTACTCAACAAGCTGGGTGATATTAATTGTTGGAATGGTTTCGATCTTGGCTGGATTGGCTTATACAGCGGGACCATTTCCGCTTGCTTACAATGGGCTTGGTGATGTATTCGTTTTTATTTTTTTTGGGTTGGTTGGAACTTGCGGCACTTATTTTTTACATCATCAGAATATTACTGTTGAATCTATAATCGCTTCAATCCCTGTTGGAGCATTGATCACTAATATTCTTGTTGTAAATAATTACAGAGACATTAAAGAAGATAAAGAAGCCGGTAAATACACACTCGCAGTTAAACTTGGTGAAATCTTTTCTTTTTACCAATACTTGATTCTAAGTTTGTTTGCATTTCTGGTACCATTAATATTTTTTGTATTGTTTGATTATCATTTTTTCATACTTCTTCCGTTAATCAGTTTGCCAATAATTTTAAAGTTGATAAAAATGTTAAATTCAAAAAACGCGGATGAATTAAATAAAGCTCTTGAACTTACTGCAAAAGAATCAGCACTGTTCGGGCTTTTGTTTTCAATCGGGTTAATTGTTTAA
- the menE gene encoding o-succinylbenzoate--CoA ligase, translating to MNIESNLTTKKILIHPSFRIKSGGNSFDFSAISSRVMQFQKILFERKISKGDYAAVLSENNLEFIVSILALWQIEAIPVLINTRLTKAEIENQIVFCKIVLISSSQKKIFSEFSKPCLEIILSSELPVKKKNEQFNLSYPAVIIFTSGSTSKPKAVELSFNSLYQSFKSADQILHQSEDDKWLASLPFYHIGGFSIFTRALFAGCTLILPDDLSVESIGTSIQEEKPSLLSLVSPQLKEFVDKKISPNPELRIVLIGGGRIDTDLIASAITLGWNIHKVYGSTETASFISILTPAEFKFKSGSAGKPIPPNVIIIGDESGKKLPANTSGEITVKGETLFNRYLFDSEATSQKLSNGVYYSGDVGYLDEDGYLFIKGRRSDLIVSGGENINPFEVEAAIKIFPGIKEVCVFPINDKKWGQRTIAAIVPYENIRIDFEKMKSNLREYIADYKIPKEFHIFDSLPKSSLGKVLRKKIIQMYMSKNEGDLF from the coding sequence ATGAATATTGAGAGCAATCTTACGACAAAAAAAATCCTAATTCATCCATCCTTCAGAATTAAATCCGGCGGAAATAGTTTTGATTTTTCTGCAATCAGTTCTCGGGTAATGCAATTTCAGAAAATTCTTTTTGAAAGAAAAATAAGTAAGGGAGATTACGCGGCTGTTCTCTCGGAAAACAATCTGGAATTTATTGTTTCGATTTTGGCTCTGTGGCAGATTGAAGCCATACCGGTTTTAATAAACACAAGATTAACTAAAGCTGAAATTGAAAATCAAATTGTTTTTTGTAAAATCGTTTTAATTTCTTCTTCACAAAAAAAAATATTTTCTGAATTTTCCAAACCTTGCTTAGAAATTATTTTAAGCTCAGAATTACCTGTCAAAAAAAAGAATGAACAGTTTAATCTATCCTATCCTGCTGTAATAATTTTTACTTCCGGTTCAACCTCAAAACCAAAAGCAGTGGAGTTGTCATTCAATAGTTTGTATCAGAGTTTTAAATCCGCAGATCAGATTCTTCATCAATCCGAAGATGATAAATGGCTGGCAAGTTTACCATTCTATCACATTGGGGGATTTTCAATTTTTACACGTGCTTTATTCGCAGGATGCACTCTAATATTACCGGACGATTTATCTGTGGAATCAATTGGAACTAGTATTCAAGAAGAAAAACCATCTCTCTTATCACTTGTGTCACCTCAACTAAAAGAATTTGTGGATAAAAAGATTTCGCCAAATCCGGAATTACGAATCGTATTGATTGGTGGGGGTAGGATTGACACCGATTTGATCGCATCTGCGATTACTCTTGGATGGAATATTCACAAAGTTTATGGATCAACAGAAACCGCATCATTCATTTCCATTCTCACGCCCGCTGAATTCAAATTTAAAAGTGGTTCTGCTGGAAAGCCCATCCCACCAAATGTTATAATTATTGGCGATGAGAGCGGGAAAAAACTTCCTGCAAATACATCTGGAGAAATTACCGTGAAGGGCGAGACATTATTTAACAGATATTTATTTGATTCAGAAGCAACTTCACAAAAATTATCAAATGGAGTATATTATTCTGGAGATGTTGGTTATCTTGATGAAGATGGATATTTATTTATCAAAGGTCGAAGATCTGATTTAATTGTTTCGGGTGGAGAAAATATAAATCCATTTGAAGTTGAAGCAGCCATTAAAATTTTTCCAGGTATAAAAGAGGTTTGTGTATTTCCAATCAATGATAAAAAATGGGGGCAGAGAACAATTGCTGCAATTGTCCCATATGAGAATATTAGAATAGATTTCGAAAAAATGAAGTCGAATTTACGAGAATACATAGCTGATTATAAAATTCCAAAAGAGTTTCATATTTTTGATTCACTTCCGAAATCATCGCTTGGAAAAGTTTTACGCAAAAAAATAATCCAAATGTATATGTCTAAAAATGAAGGCGATTTATTTTAG
- the menB gene encoding 1,4-dihydroxy-2-naphthoyl-CoA synthase, with translation MKHHWAKVKDYSDIIYEKFDGIAKITINRPEKRNAFRPETVFQMYEAFSDAREDQSIGVILLTGNGPAEDGKYAFCSGGDQSIRGDKGYVGKDGVPRLNVLDLQKLIRSIPKAVIALVAGYAVGGGHVLHVICDLTIAADNAIFGQTGPKVGSFDGGFGSSYLARLVGQKKAREIWYLCRQYNAEEALQMGLINKVVPLDKLEEEGVNWAKEILQHSPMSIRLLKSAFNAELDGQAGIQELAGNATLLYYMSEEAQEGKKAYNEKRKPDFKKYPKLP, from the coding sequence ATGAAACATCACTGGGCTAAAGTAAAAGATTACTCTGATATTATTTATGAAAAATTTGATGGTATCGCAAAGATTACTATTAACCGACCTGAAAAGCGAAATGCTTTCCGTCCTGAGACAGTATTTCAAATGTATGAGGCTTTCTCTGATGCCCGCGAAGATCAATCAATTGGAGTTATTCTGCTCACAGGCAACGGCCCTGCTGAAGATGGAAAATATGCTTTTTGTTCCGGCGGGGACCAAAGCATCCGTGGTGACAAAGGTTATGTCGGCAAGGATGGTGTTCCAAGATTAAATGTTCTTGACCTTCAAAAACTTATAAGAAGCATTCCGAAAGCTGTAATCGCCCTTGTCGCTGGCTATGCCGTTGGCGGCGGACATGTATTACATGTTATTTGTGATTTGACAATCGCAGCCGATAATGCAATTTTTGGTCAGACCGGTCCAAAAGTAGGCAGCTTTGACGGAGGATTTGGTTCAAGTTATCTTGCAAGATTAGTTGGACAAAAAAAAGCCCGTGAAATCTGGTACTTATGCAGGCAATACAATGCTGAGGAAGCTTTACAAATGGGATTAATAAATAAAGTTGTCCCGCTCGATAAACTTGAAGAGGAGGGTGTAAATTGGGCAAAGGAAATTCTACAGCATAGTCCAATGTCTATCAGGCTTCTGAAATCAGCATTCAATGCAGAACTTGATGGACAGGCTGGTATTCAAGAACTTGCCGGAAACGCTACCCTCCTTTATTATATGAGTGAGGAAGCTCAAGAAGGCAAAAAAGCGTACAACGAAAAACGAAAGCCTGATTTTAAAAAATATCCGAAGCTGCCGTAA
- a CDS encoding chorismate-binding protein, with amino-acid sequence MREHNFVVEYIKNVLTPITVNINIENPLTAKKLPNIQHISTSFRVTLKKDESLFSTLKELFPTPAVCGVPKENAIHLIKKLEEQKRGLYSGIIGWFNLLGEAEFVISLRSALQINHTLYAYAGSGIVQDSEPEDEFKETELKLHTIVSLFNNENKS; translated from the coding sequence GTTGTTGAATACATTAAAAATGTTTTAACACCTATTACAGTCAATATTAATATCGAAAATCCATTGACGGCGAAAAAATTACCCAACATACAGCATATCAGCACATCGTTCCGGGTAACTTTAAAAAAGGATGAATCTTTGTTTTCAACTTTGAAAGAATTATTTCCAACCCCTGCCGTATGCGGAGTTCCAAAAGAAAACGCAATCCATTTGATTAAAAAACTTGAAGAACAAAAACGCGGACTATATTCTGGAATTATTGGCTGGTTTAATCTTTTAGGTGAAGCTGAATTTGTTATATCACTTCGATCCGCACTACAAATTAATCATACTCTTTATGCTTACGCAGGCAGCGGTATTGTGCAGGATTCTGAGCCCGAAGATGAGTTTAAAGAAACGGAATTGAAATTACACACGATAGTTTCCCTTTTCAATAATGAAAATAAAAGTTAA